The following are encoded together in the Nocardioides thalensis genome:
- a CDS encoding choice-of-anchor P family protein yields the protein MRKLAALLALAVAMTTVLVTVSVAPASAEKRPTKYGMSAYGFGARVKGGDLPVGSGPIAESVIACNNIAGITRSNATASVEVPGLGTIEGVETTTWTRKRGKAVHSYARHRIADVQLLEAGGAIIALTGVEAWAHTWADAAGKFHAETKQKVLGLKLTLPGQDPIELDLPEVGEPIKIPGVGSVTLGAGVTRQNEKGAKAKSTGIAVHLAATNSRVILARASTKIGKADLGVFGGIAYGVSADILGDVVGVGRIPQVFMPCDGTDGEVIEKDVLQVDLPALASVGAVSVRQKAQAFKNKASGYEMAEVADISLLNGMIEISGISARAYVRRERGKKKVIRDSTGTNVLTLTVDGEPTPIPLEGLEIPGLLKIEEGIERKLKGGLEVTALRLTLLDGTGATINLGVARMRVGQLPPLR from the coding sequence ATGCGTAAGCTCGCTGCGCTGCTGGCCCTGGCCGTAGCGATGACCACCGTCCTCGTGACGGTGAGCGTCGCCCCGGCCTCCGCCGAGAAGCGTCCCACCAAGTACGGCATGTCCGCCTACGGCTTCGGTGCCCGCGTCAAGGGTGGCGACCTGCCGGTCGGCTCCGGGCCGATCGCCGAGTCCGTCATCGCCTGCAACAACATCGCCGGCATCACCCGCTCCAACGCGACCGCCTCGGTCGAGGTCCCCGGCCTCGGCACCATCGAGGGTGTCGAGACCACGACCTGGACCCGCAAGCGCGGCAAGGCCGTCCACTCCTACGCGCGTCACCGCATCGCCGACGTGCAGCTGCTCGAGGCCGGCGGGGCGATCATCGCGCTGACGGGCGTCGAGGCGTGGGCCCACACCTGGGCCGACGCGGCCGGCAAGTTCCACGCCGAGACCAAGCAGAAGGTCCTCGGCCTGAAGCTGACGCTCCCGGGCCAGGACCCGATCGAGCTCGACCTCCCCGAGGTCGGCGAGCCGATCAAGATCCCCGGTGTCGGCAGCGTGACCCTGGGTGCCGGCGTCACCCGCCAGAACGAGAAGGGTGCCAAGGCGAAGTCCACCGGCATCGCGGTGCACCTCGCGGCCACCAACAGCCGCGTGATCCTGGCTCGTGCCTCGACCAAGATCGGCAAGGCCGACCTGGGCGTCTTCGGCGGGATCGCGTACGGCGTCTCCGCCGACATCCTCGGCGACGTCGTCGGCGTCGGCCGCATCCCGCAGGTCTTCATGCCCTGCGACGGCACCGACGGCGAGGTCATCGAGAAGGACGTCCTCCAGGTCGACCTGCCGGCGCTCGCGTCGGTCGGCGCGGTCTCCGTGCGGCAGAAGGCCCAGGCCTTCAAGAACAAGGCCTCCGGCTACGAGATGGCCGAGGTCGCCGACATCTCCCTCCTCAACGGCATGATCGAGATCTCCGGCATCTCCGCCCGCGCCTACGTGCGGCGTGAGCGGGGCAAGAAGAAGGTCATCCGCGACTCGACGGGCACCAACGTGCTGACCCTGACGGTCGACGGCGAGCCGACCCCGATCCCGCTCGAGGGTCTGGAGATCCCCGGTCTGCTGAAGATCGAGGAGGGCATCGAGCGCAAGCTCAAGGGTGGCCTCGAGGTCACCGCCCTGCGGCTGACGCTGCTCGACGGCACCGGCGCCACGATCAACCTGGGCGTCGCCCGGATGCGCGTGGGCCAGCTGCCCCCGCTGCGCTGA
- a CDS encoding M1 family metallopeptidase, with protein sequence MQRLPARAVLAVTAALSLSACSGGGGEAGPWEGPSAPDTSSAAPSAPQSTGRADGDVPRDLAIAVSEPREDSVYPEVGDPLVDALHYDLDLAWDPDAARLEASEKLTFRATADADSFRLDLADALEVSALSVDGDEAAHTQESKDLIVEHAVTAGSTYVVEIAYAGSPEPWPAPTDRPDFAGGVGWTTTDEGEAFTFQEPYGAFTWYAVNDQPADKALYDFTLTVPAPWSGVANGELTSTTTADGLRTTTWHLAEPAASYLTTVAFDDFTVTELESDSGVPITLWGPTGDPQAMGDTVYAPEAMTWLEEILGPYPFDTFGIVVVDGESGMETQTMVTLGDSEYATSKAVVVHELAHHWYGDTVTPSDWSDVWMNEGMTMYLQGMWEAEEEGIEVGELMDRWAEFEVFERDHAGPPADYHPERFGSGNIYYGPALMWHELRERIGDEAFFDVVRAWPESQENGSADREEYLAWVEERTGEELTEFFDAWLLGTKTPPRD encoded by the coding sequence ATGCAACGACTTCCGGCCCGGGCCGTCCTCGCCGTCACCGCGGCGCTCTCGCTGAGCGCGTGCAGCGGGGGCGGCGGCGAGGCAGGACCCTGGGAAGGGCCCTCCGCGCCGGACACGTCGAGCGCCGCGCCGAGCGCGCCCCAGAGCACAGGACGTGCCGACGGCGACGTGCCGCGGGACCTGGCGATCGCGGTCAGCGAGCCCCGCGAGGACTCCGTCTATCCCGAGGTCGGCGACCCGCTGGTCGACGCGCTCCACTATGACCTCGACCTCGCCTGGGACCCCGACGCCGCACGCCTCGAGGCATCGGAGAAGCTGACGTTCCGCGCCACCGCCGACGCGGACTCCTTCCGGCTCGACCTCGCGGATGCGCTCGAGGTCTCCGCGCTCAGCGTCGACGGCGACGAGGCGGCCCACACGCAGGAGTCGAAGGACCTGATCGTCGAGCACGCCGTCACCGCCGGGTCGACGTACGTCGTCGAGATCGCCTACGCCGGGAGCCCGGAGCCGTGGCCGGCGCCGACCGACCGGCCCGACTTCGCCGGCGGGGTCGGGTGGACCACCACCGACGAGGGTGAGGCGTTCACGTTCCAGGAGCCCTACGGCGCGTTCACCTGGTACGCCGTGAACGACCAGCCGGCCGACAAGGCGCTCTACGACTTCACGCTCACCGTCCCCGCCCCCTGGTCGGGCGTGGCCAACGGCGAGCTGACCTCGACCACGACCGCCGACGGCCTGCGCACGACGACGTGGCACCTCGCCGAGCCCGCGGCGTCGTACCTGACGACCGTCGCGTTCGACGACTTCACCGTGACCGAGCTCGAGTCGGACAGCGGAGTCCCGATCACGCTCTGGGGGCCGACCGGTGACCCGCAGGCGATGGGCGACACCGTCTACGCGCCCGAGGCGATGACGTGGCTGGAGGAGATCCTCGGTCCCTACCCGTTCGACACCTTCGGGATCGTCGTCGTCGACGGCGAGAGCGGCATGGAGACCCAGACGATGGTCACCCTCGGCGACAGCGAGTACGCCACGTCGAAGGCGGTCGTCGTCCACGAGCTGGCGCACCACTGGTACGGCGACACGGTGACGCCGTCGGACTGGAGCGACGTCTGGATGAACGAGGGCATGACGATGTACCTCCAGGGGATGTGGGAGGCCGAGGAGGAGGGCATCGAGGTCGGCGAGCTGATGGACCGGTGGGCCGAGTTCGAGGTGTTCGAGCGCGACCACGCCGGGCCGCCGGCCGACTACCATCCCGAACGGTTCGGCAGCGGCAACATCTACTACGGGCCGGCGCTGATGTGGCACGAGCTCCGGGAGCGGATCGGCGACGAGGCGTTCTTCGACGTGGTGCGGGCGTGGCCGGAGAGCCAGGAGAACGGCTCGGCCGACCGCGAGGAGTATCTGGCCTGGGTCGAGGAGCGCACCGGCGAGGAGCTCACCGAGTTCTTCGACGCGTGGCTCCTCGGCACGAAGACGCCACCGCGCGACTGA
- a CDS encoding protein kinase domain-containing protein, giving the protein MPPNPPSGPGPAPGSLRPGDRVGPYLLVRQIGKGGMGIVFEAVDGVLDRRVALKIISPHLAGDPGFRARFTREAQAQASLDSPHVVTVFAHGEVAGALYIASQLIPDGDLGQMVRRQGAPPPGIALDLIAQIADGLADAHAMGLVHRDIKPANVLLRIRGEKVSAYLADFGIARRVDSTGMTTDGTAVGTPSYMAPELHTGGTAGPASDVYSLGCLLWAALCGQAPYVGTSDYQIVTAHVSQPVPQIVETGTFEREVNRILRTAMAKSPGDRYASAGSLRDDLRSVLRTSAPSSARVLPQSGSGTAMRPAVDQSPAPPSSPAPPTATGYSAAHQPTAGAHHFFTPSPAPPARRRTGLIVGAVAAVVLVIGGGAAAALVLDDDGGEGGGGGRTTAPVTESTDADGLTPDERTAVQNIAEGLAAEGDVEAAEAECVARGLVREHGLDGLIDAGLINEDLEIVETTSTEIDPGIWTDIISIGVSCILDPTPTE; this is encoded by the coding sequence GTGCCCCCGAACCCACCCTCCGGACCGGGACCCGCACCCGGTTCGCTGCGGCCGGGCGACCGGGTCGGTCCCTACCTGCTCGTCCGCCAGATCGGCAAGGGCGGGATGGGCATCGTGTTCGAGGCCGTCGACGGCGTGCTCGACCGGCGGGTGGCGCTGAAGATCATCTCGCCGCACCTGGCGGGAGACCCAGGCTTCCGCGCGCGGTTCACGCGCGAGGCGCAGGCCCAGGCGTCGCTGGACTCCCCGCACGTCGTCACCGTGTTCGCCCACGGCGAGGTCGCCGGTGCGCTCTACATCGCCAGCCAGCTGATCCCGGACGGCGACCTCGGCCAGATGGTCCGGCGGCAGGGTGCGCCGCCGCCCGGGATCGCGCTCGACCTGATCGCCCAGATCGCCGACGGGCTTGCCGACGCCCACGCGATGGGGCTGGTGCACCGCGACATCAAGCCCGCCAACGTGCTGCTCCGGATCCGCGGCGAGAAGGTGTCGGCCTACCTCGCCGACTTCGGGATCGCGCGCCGCGTCGACTCGACCGGGATGACCACCGACGGCACCGCCGTGGGCACGCCGAGTTACATGGCGCCCGAGCTGCACACCGGCGGCACCGCAGGACCCGCGAGCGACGTGTACTCGCTCGGCTGCCTGCTGTGGGCGGCGCTGTGCGGACAGGCTCCCTACGTCGGCACGTCGGACTACCAGATCGTCACGGCGCACGTGTCGCAGCCGGTCCCGCAGATCGTCGAGACCGGCACCTTCGAGCGCGAGGTCAACCGGATCCTGCGCACCGCGATGGCCAAGAGCCCGGGTGACCGCTACGCGTCGGCGGGCTCGCTGCGCGACGACCTGCGGTCGGTGCTGCGCACGTCCGCGCCATCGTCGGCGCGGGTGCTCCCGCAGTCCGGCTCCGGTACGGCGATGCGGCCCGCCGTCGACCAGTCGCCGGCCCCGCCCTCGAGCCCGGCGCCACCGACCGCCACCGGCTACTCCGCAGCGCACCAGCCCACCGCGGGCGCCCACCACTTCTTCACGCCATCGCCCGCCCCGCCCGCGCGGCGGCGTACCGGCCTGATCGTGGGCGCGGTCGCCGCCGTGGTCCTCGTCATCGGCGGCGGAGCCGCGGCCGCGCTGGTCCTCGACGACGACGGTGGCGAAGGAGGCGGGGGCGGCCGGACGACGGCGCCGGTCACCGAGTCGACCGACGCCGACGGCCTCACGCCCGACGAGCGGACCGCGGTGCAGAACATCGCCGAGGGACTCGCCGCGGAGGGCGACGTCGAGGCGGCCGAGGCCGAGTGCGTGGCCCGTGGCCTGGTCCGGGAGCACGGGCTCGACGGCCTGATCGACGCCGGGCTGATCAACGAGGACCTCGAGATCGTGGAGACCACCAGCACCGAGATCGACCCGGGCATCTGGACCGACATCATCTCGATCGGGGTGTCCTGCATCCTCGACCCGACCCCGACGGAGTAG
- a CDS encoding dihydrolipoamide acetyltransferase family protein — MPEYKLPDVGEGLTEAEIVSWKVEVGDVVKVNDVVVEIETAKSIVELPSPYAGPVTAILVAEGETVPVGTPIIAIGEPSPTNGQGSGDEPAGLADRTGTVGDPIDTNIPPEGQATLVGYGPKESVLKRRPRRFATPEIATRAQAQASFIPGAASPLAEAEDVPARDVRVLAKPPVRKLAKDLGVDLATITGSGPEGTVTRQDVEAAAPRTSTARTPNPASSTPEVRPFAGSGERETREPIKGVRKMMAAAMVESAFTAPHVTEWVTVDATATVELVERLKKRPELRDVKVSPLLVVARASILALRRSPLVNSTWDEAAGEVVVKHYVNLGIAAATPRGLVVPNVKDAQALDLAGLASELEQLTATAKAGRTQPADTAGGTFTITNVGVFGVDGGTPIINPGESAILCMGAIKPQPWVVGDAVVPRQVMTLSLSFDHRHIDGATGSRFLADVAGMVHDPATSMLF, encoded by the coding sequence ATGCCCGAGTACAAGCTGCCCGACGTCGGCGAGGGCCTGACCGAGGCCGAGATCGTCTCCTGGAAGGTCGAGGTCGGCGACGTCGTCAAGGTCAACGACGTCGTGGTCGAGATCGAGACCGCCAAGTCCATCGTGGAGCTGCCGTCGCCGTACGCCGGCCCGGTCACCGCGATCCTCGTCGCCGAGGGCGAGACCGTCCCCGTCGGCACCCCCATCATCGCCATCGGTGAGCCGAGCCCGACGAACGGGCAGGGTTCGGGGGACGAACCGGCAGGGTTGGCGGACCGAACCGGCACGGTTGGTGACCCGATCGACACGAACATCCCGCCGGAGGGCCAGGCGACGCTCGTCGGCTACGGCCCCAAGGAGAGCGTGCTCAAGCGGCGACCTCGACGGTTCGCGACACCCGAGATCGCGACCCGGGCGCAGGCGCAGGCGTCGTTCATCCCGGGTGCGGCCTCGCCGCTCGCGGAGGCGGAGGACGTGCCCGCGCGCGACGTACGGGTGCTGGCCAAGCCGCCGGTGCGCAAGCTCGCCAAGGACCTCGGCGTCGACCTCGCGACCATCACCGGCAGTGGGCCGGAGGGCACGGTCACGCGGCAGGACGTGGAGGCCGCGGCACCCCGAACCTCGACGGCTCGAACCCCGAACCCTGCCAGTTCGACCCCCGAAGTGCGCCCGTTCGCGGGTTCGGGTGAGCGGGAGACGCGGGAGCCCATCAAGGGCGTCCGCAAGATGATGGCGGCCGCGATGGTCGAGTCCGCGTTCACCGCGCCCCACGTGACCGAGTGGGTGACGGTCGACGCGACCGCCACCGTCGAGCTCGTCGAGCGGCTGAAGAAGCGGCCCGAGCTCCGCGACGTGAAGGTGTCGCCGCTGCTCGTCGTCGCCCGCGCCTCGATCCTCGCGCTGCGCCGCTCGCCGCTGGTCAACTCCACGTGGGACGAGGCGGCCGGCGAGGTCGTCGTGAAGCACTACGTCAACCTCGGCATCGCCGCCGCGACCCCGCGCGGGCTCGTCGTACCCAACGTCAAGGACGCCCAGGCGCTCGACCTGGCCGGGCTCGCGAGCGAGCTCGAGCAGCTGACCGCGACCGCCAAGGCCGGCCGCACCCAGCCCGCCGACACCGCCGGCGGCACGTTCACGATCACCAACGTGGGCGTCTTCGGCGTCGACGGCGGCACCCCGATCATCAACCCGGGGGAGTCGGCGATCCTGTGCATGGGCGCGATCAAGCCGCAGCCGTGGGTGGTGGGCGACGCCGTCGTGCCGCGCCAGGTGATGACGCTGTCGCTGTCGTTCGACCACCGCCACATCGACGGCGCCACGGGGTCGCGGTTCCTGGCCGACGTCGCGGGCATGGTCCACGACCCCGCAACCTCGATGTTGTTCTGA
- a CDS encoding alpha-ketoacid dehydrogenase subunit beta has protein sequence MSQLTLAKALNAGLRRAMEDDDKVVVMGEDVGRLGGVFRITDGLQKDFGEDRVIDTPLAESGIVGTAVGLALRGYRPVVEIQFDGFVYPAYDQIVCQVAKMHFRSQGRIRVPIVIRIPYGGGIGAVEHHSESPEAQFAHTPGLKVVTCSNPVDGYWMIQQAIASDDPVVFLEPKRQYHATKAEVDTTRTPDPLFRSRVVRAGGDLTLVGYGPTVSTCLDAASVAAEEGRSLEVIDLRTLSPLDIGPVLESVRRTGRAVVVHEAHVNLGMGAEVSARVTEECFYSLEAPVLRVGGFDTPYPPARVEESFLPDLDRVLDAVDRSLAY, from the coding sequence ATGAGCCAGCTGACCCTCGCGAAGGCGCTCAACGCCGGCCTCCGGCGCGCGATGGAGGACGACGACAAGGTCGTCGTGATGGGCGAGGACGTCGGGCGTCTCGGCGGCGTCTTCCGCATCACCGACGGCCTGCAGAAGGACTTCGGCGAGGACCGGGTCATCGACACCCCGCTCGCCGAGTCCGGCATCGTCGGCACGGCGGTCGGCCTGGCCCTGCGCGGCTACCGGCCGGTCGTCGAGATCCAGTTCGACGGCTTCGTCTACCCCGCCTACGACCAGATCGTCTGCCAGGTCGCCAAGATGCACTTCCGCAGCCAGGGCCGGATCCGGGTGCCGATCGTCATCCGCATCCCCTACGGCGGCGGCATCGGCGCGGTCGAGCACCACAGCGAGTCGCCGGAGGCGCAGTTCGCGCACACCCCCGGCCTGAAGGTCGTCACCTGCTCCAACCCCGTCGACGGCTACTGGATGATCCAGCAGGCCATCGCCAGCGACGACCCGGTGGTCTTCCTCGAGCCGAAGCGGCAGTACCACGCGACCAAGGCCGAGGTCGACACCACGCGCACGCCCGACCCACTGTTCCGGTCGCGCGTCGTACGGGCCGGCGGCGACCTCACGCTGGTCGGCTACGGCCCGACCGTCTCGACCTGCCTCGACGCCGCGTCGGTCGCCGCCGAGGAGGGTCGGTCGCTCGAGGTCATCGACCTGCGCACCCTCTCGCCGCTCGACATCGGCCCGGTGCTGGAGTCCGTACGGCGCACCGGCCGCGCCGTCGTCGTGCACGAGGCGCACGTCAACCTCGGCATGGGCGCGGAGGTGTCGGCGCGGGTGACCGAGGAGTGCTTCTACTCCCTCGAGGCCCCCGTGCTCCGGGTCGGCGGGTTCGACACGCCGTACCCGCCCGCGCGGGTGGAGGAGTCGTTCCTCCCCGACCTCGACCGGGTGCTGGACGCCGTCGACCGCTCGCTCGCGTACTGA
- the pdhA gene encoding pyruvate dehydrogenase (acetyl-transferring) E1 component subunit alpha, whose amino-acid sequence MNDLFESSLPADDLELVQLLTPEGERIRHPEFDVDFSPEQLRGFYRDMVLTRRIDVEATALQRHGELGLWAQLLGQEAAQVGAARALRPQDYVFPTYREHAVAWCRGVDPVQLLRLFRGVDQGTWDPNEHNFHLYTIVIGAQTLHATGYAMGVQRDGAVGTGDPERDTAVVAHFGDGASSQGDVNEAFVFAASYNAPVVFFCQNNQWAISEPIERQSRIPLYRRASGFGFPGVRVDGNDVLATYAVTQAALQRARDGQGPTLVEAYTYRMGAHTTTDDPTRYRLIEEVEHWKLKDPIARVEAYIRRNGLADDDFFAGVAQEAEELGEHLRAACHALPDPSPLSIFDQVYAEQTPELAAQKAGYAAFLDSFVEVEEAGHGRHETREVAR is encoded by the coding sequence ATGAACGACCTCTTCGAGAGCTCGCTCCCGGCCGACGACCTCGAGCTCGTCCAGCTCCTGACTCCCGAGGGCGAGCGCATCCGGCATCCGGAGTTCGACGTCGACTTCTCGCCGGAGCAGCTGCGCGGCTTCTACCGCGACATGGTGCTGACCCGGCGCATCGACGTCGAGGCCACGGCCCTCCAGCGACACGGCGAGCTCGGCCTGTGGGCACAGCTGCTCGGGCAGGAGGCCGCGCAGGTCGGTGCGGCGCGGGCACTCCGGCCGCAGGACTACGTCTTCCCGACCTACCGCGAGCACGCGGTCGCGTGGTGCCGCGGGGTCGACCCCGTGCAGCTGCTCCGCCTCTTCCGCGGCGTCGACCAGGGCACCTGGGACCCCAACGAGCACAACTTCCACCTCTACACGATCGTGATCGGCGCGCAGACCCTGCACGCCACCGGCTACGCGATGGGTGTGCAGCGCGACGGCGCCGTCGGCACCGGTGATCCCGAGCGCGACACCGCGGTGGTCGCCCACTTCGGCGACGGCGCCTCGTCGCAGGGCGACGTCAACGAGGCGTTCGTGTTCGCGGCCTCCTACAACGCGCCCGTCGTGTTCTTCTGCCAGAACAACCAGTGGGCGATCTCCGAGCCGATCGAACGGCAGTCGCGGATCCCGCTCTACCGCCGGGCCTCCGGCTTCGGGTTCCCCGGCGTGCGGGTCGACGGCAACGACGTGCTGGCGACGTACGCCGTCACCCAGGCCGCCCTCCAGCGCGCCCGCGACGGGCAGGGCCCCACGCTCGTCGAGGCCTACACCTACCGGATGGGCGCCCACACCACGACCGACGACCCCACCCGCTACCGGCTGATCGAGGAGGTCGAGCACTGGAAGCTCAAGGACCCGATCGCGCGGGTCGAGGCCTACATCCGGCGCAACGGGCTCGCCGACGACGACTTCTTCGCGGGCGTCGCCCAGGAGGCCGAGGAGCTCGGTGAGCACCTGCGCGCGGCGTGCCACGCGCTCCCCGACCCCTCACCGCTGTCGATCTTCGACCAGGTCTACGCCGAGCAGACACCCGAGCTGGCCGCGCAGAAGGCGGGCTACGCCGCCTTCCTCGACTCCTTTGTGGAGGTCGAGGAGGCCGGCCACGGCCGTCACGAGACCCGGGAGGTGGCCCGATGA
- a CDS encoding glutathione S-transferase family protein, with amino-acid sequence MAEATQDQTPTYVEKGKAFDRDMNYIPDRITKDGRTPEHGPTDVQLWPVEPGRYRLVAAKACPWANRSIIVRNLLGLEDVISLGMPGPTHDRRSWTFDLDPGGRDPVLGIERLQEAYFKRFPDYPRGITVPAIVEESTGQVVTNDFPWITHDLFHEWRDFHKEGAPDLWPAHLREEMDAVNKRVFTEVNNGVYRCGFAGSQEAYDAAYDRLFTALDWLEERLADRRYLMGDALTEADVRLFTTLARFDAVYHGHFKCNRNKLTEMPVLWGYARDLYQTPGFGETIDFDRIKAHYYVVHTDINPSGIIPKGPEPEVWLQPHGRG; translated from the coding sequence ATGGCCGAGGCGACGCAGGACCAGACCCCGACGTACGTCGAGAAGGGCAAGGCCTTCGACCGGGACATGAACTACATCCCGGACCGGATCACCAAGGACGGGCGCACGCCCGAGCACGGGCCGACCGACGTGCAGCTCTGGCCGGTCGAGCCGGGCCGCTACCGGCTGGTCGCGGCGAAGGCCTGCCCGTGGGCCAACCGCTCGATCATCGTGCGCAACCTGCTCGGTCTCGAGGACGTGATCTCCCTCGGGATGCCGGGCCCGACCCACGACCGGCGCAGCTGGACGTTCGACCTCGACCCCGGCGGCCGCGACCCGGTGCTCGGCATCGAGCGGCTCCAGGAGGCCTACTTCAAGCGGTTCCCCGACTATCCCCGGGGCATCACGGTGCCCGCGATCGTCGAGGAGTCGACCGGTCAGGTCGTCACCAACGACTTCCCCTGGATCACCCACGACCTGTTCCACGAGTGGCGCGACTTCCACAAGGAGGGCGCGCCCGACCTCTGGCCCGCCCACTTGCGCGAGGAGATGGACGCGGTCAACAAGCGGGTCTTCACCGAGGTCAACAACGGCGTCTACCGCTGCGGGTTCGCCGGGTCGCAGGAGGCGTACGACGCGGCGTACGACCGGCTCTTCACCGCGCTGGACTGGCTGGAGGAGCGGCTCGCCGACCGGCGCTACCTGATGGGCGACGCGCTGACCGAGGCCGACGTACGCCTCTTCACGACACTGGCGCGCTTCGACGCGGTCTACCACGGCCACTTCAAGTGCAACCGCAACAAGCTCACCGAGATGCCGGTGCTGTGGGGCTACGCGCGCGACCTCTACCAGACGCCGGGCTTCGGCGAGACGATCGACTTCGACCGGATCAAGGCGCACTACTACGTGGTGCACACCGACATCAACCCGTCCGGGATCATCCCGAAGGGTCCCGAGCCGGAGGTCTGGCTGCAGCCGCACGGCCGCGGGTAG